In the genome of Pseudomonas bubulae, one region contains:
- a CDS encoding sn-glycerol-3-phosphate transporter, giving the protein MRKKALCCCLLILAYAGTTLAQDNTTQDDKGFWYLQTSVYTRHFSPDSEHNNNQDLIGIERNEASGLVYGVATFRNSFSQRSFYTYAGKRFDSDTYPVYLKLTGGLLQGYRGEYKNKIPLNRFGVAPVIIPSVGAHYGPVAAELVLLGFNAAMITTGVRF; this is encoded by the coding sequence ATGCGAAAAAAAGCTCTCTGCTGCTGTCTACTGATACTCGCATACGCCGGCACAACCCTGGCGCAAGACAATACAACACAGGACGACAAAGGGTTCTGGTACCTGCAAACCAGCGTATATACCCGACACTTTTCACCTGACTCCGAGCACAACAACAATCAGGATTTGATTGGTATTGAACGCAATGAAGCTTCGGGGCTGGTCTATGGAGTGGCCACCTTTCGCAACTCATTCAGCCAGCGATCGTTTTACACCTACGCGGGCAAACGCTTTGATAGCGACACTTATCCTGTTTACTTGAAGTTGACGGGCGGCCTGCTGCAAGGTTACCGCGGCGAGTACAAGAACAAGATTCCCCTCAATCGCTTCGGCGTTGCGCCGGTGATCATTCCCTCAGTCGGCGCCCACTACGGCCCGGTAGCCGCCGAGCTGGTGTTGCTCGGCTTCAATGCCGCCATGATTACCACTGGCGTGCGGTTTTAA
- a CDS encoding CDP-6-deoxy-delta-3,4-glucoseen reductase, protein MRVTLQPSGAVLETLPGERILDAAQRLGYECPQSCRNGNCHVCAALLVEGQVEQAGDVRDHGEFYTCLAAPLEDCVVLWDGVLALGELPVRSLACQLTECVDMGGDVWRVRLRAPAGKPPRYHAGQYVMLERENGDKSAFSLASAPHSGRDLELHVLVREDSARKLIEQLQRNRMVRLELPFGDTHLSELPDGPLVLIAAGTGMAQMHSLIEHCRAKGFKHPVHLYWGVRRPEDFYTLDEWAEWEKTPNLFLHKVVSDLCGWEGRCGMLHEAVCEDISDLASVHVYASGSPAMIYGTLDALVAAGMDAHQMRADVFAYCPRP, encoded by the coding sequence ATGCGTGTAACCTTGCAGCCTTCAGGTGCGGTACTGGAAACCTTGCCTGGCGAGCGAATTCTGGATGCGGCGCAGCGTCTGGGCTATGAATGCCCGCAGAGCTGTCGCAATGGTAATTGCCACGTGTGTGCGGCCTTGCTGGTTGAAGGCCAGGTCGAGCAGGCGGGAGACGTGCGTGATCATGGCGAGTTTTATACCTGCCTGGCGGCCCCGCTTGAAGACTGTGTGGTGTTGTGGGATGGCGTGCTTGCGTTGGGAGAATTACCGGTGCGTAGCCTGGCGTGTCAGTTGACCGAGTGTGTCGATATGGGTGGCGATGTGTGGCGGGTGCGCTTGCGCGCACCTGCGGGCAAGCCGCCGCGTTATCACGCCGGGCAATACGTGATGCTGGAGCGTGAAAACGGGGACAAGTCGGCATTCTCGCTGGCCAGCGCACCGCACTCGGGGCGCGACCTGGAGTTGCATGTACTGGTGCGTGAAGACAGCGCCCGCAAGCTGATCGAGCAATTGCAGCGCAACAGGATGGTTCGCCTGGAGCTGCCGTTTGGTGACACGCACTTGTCTGAATTGCCGGACGGGCCGTTGGTGCTGATCGCTGCGGGCACCGGCATGGCGCAAATGCACAGCCTGATCGAACATTGCCGTGCCAAGGGTTTCAAGCATCCGGTGCATTTGTACTGGGGCGTGCGTCGCCCGGAAGACTTCTACACCCTGGATGAATGGGCCGAATGGGAGAAAACCCCCAACCTGTTCCTGCATAAGGTAGTGAGTGATTTGTGTGGTTGGGAAGGGCGCTGCGGCATGCTGCATGAAGCCGTGTGCGAAGACATCAGCGATCTGGCCAGTGTGCATGTATATGCCAGCGGTTCGCCGGCGATGATCTACGGCACCCTTGACGCGTTGGTAGCTGCCGGCATGGACGCGCACCAGATGCGTGCCGACGTGTTTGCCTACTGCCCACGACCTTAA
- the ubiD gene encoding 4-hydroxy-3-polyprenylbenzoate decarboxylase, translated as MKFKDLRDFVQQLEQRGELKRIQIPVSPVLEMTEICDRTLRAKGPALLFENPTGHTIPVLGNLFGTPERVAMGMGAESVSELREIGKLLAFLKEPEPPKGLKDAWSKLPIFRKIIAMAPKVVKDAVCQEVVIEGDDVDLAMLPVQHCWPGDVAPLITWGLTVTKGPNKDRQNLGIYRQQVIGRNKVIMRWLSHRGGALDYRDWCEKHPGQPFPVSVALGADPATILGAVTPVPDSLSEYAFAGLLRGNRTELVKCRGNDLQVPATAEIILEGVIHPGEMAPEGPYGDHTGYYNEVDSFPVFTVERITHRVKPIYHSTYTGRPPDEPAILGVALNEVFVPILQKQFPEITDFYLPPEGCSYRMAIVTMKKQYPGHAKRVMLGVWSFLRQFMYTKFVIVTDDDINARDWNDVIWAITTRMDPKRDTVMIDNTPIDYLDFASPVSGLGSKMGLDATNKWPGETTREWGRVIVKDEAVTRRIDDIWNQLGID; from the coding sequence ATGAAATTCAAGGATCTTCGGGATTTCGTGCAGCAGCTAGAGCAGCGCGGAGAATTGAAACGCATCCAGATTCCCGTTTCTCCAGTCCTGGAGATGACTGAAATCTGCGACCGCACGCTGCGTGCCAAAGGCCCGGCTTTGCTGTTCGAAAACCCGACTGGCCACACGATTCCGGTGCTCGGCAATTTGTTCGGCACGCCAGAGCGCGTGGCAATGGGCATGGGCGCCGAGTCTGTCAGCGAGCTGCGGGAAATCGGCAAGCTGCTGGCGTTCCTCAAGGAGCCCGAGCCGCCTAAAGGTCTGAAGGATGCGTGGTCCAAGTTGCCGATCTTCCGCAAGATCATTGCCATGGCGCCGAAAGTCGTCAAGGACGCGGTGTGCCAGGAAGTGGTCATTGAGGGGGATGACGTAGACCTCGCCATGCTGCCGGTGCAGCATTGCTGGCCTGGCGACGTGGCGCCCCTGATTACCTGGGGCCTGACCGTGACCAAAGGCCCTAACAAGGACCGGCAGAATCTCGGTATCTATCGTCAGCAGGTGATTGGCCGCAACAAGGTCATCATGCGCTGGTTGAGCCACCGAGGCGGTGCACTGGACTACCGTGACTGGTGCGAAAAACACCCCGGCCAGCCATTCCCGGTATCCGTGGCCCTGGGCGCAGACCCGGCGACCATTCTTGGCGCCGTGACCCCGGTGCCCGACAGCCTGTCGGAATACGCTTTTGCCGGCTTGCTGCGGGGCAATCGTACCGAACTGGTGAAGTGCCGCGGCAACGACCTGCAAGTGCCGGCCACTGCCGAGATCATCCTTGAAGGCGTGATCCACCCTGGCGAGATGGCGCCCGAAGGCCCGTACGGCGACCACACCGGTTACTACAACGAAGTGGACAGCTTCCCGGTGTTTACTGTCGAGCGCATCACTCATCGGGTCAAACCGATCTATCACAGCACCTACACCGGCCGTCCACCGGATGAGCCGGCAATTTTGGGCGTGGCGCTCAACGAAGTGTTTGTACCGATCCTGCAAAAGCAGTTCCCTGAAATCACCGACTTCTACTTGCCGCCCGAAGGCTGCTCGTACCGCATGGCCATCGTGACCATGAAAAAGCAGTATCCGGGGCACGCCAAGCGCGTAATGCTGGGTGTGTGGTCGTTTTTGCGCCAGTTCATGTACACCAAATTCGTTATCGTGACTGACGACGACATCAATGCCCGCGACTGGAACGACGTCATCTGGGCCATTACCACGCGTATGGACCCCAAGCGCGACACGGTAATGATCGACAACACGCCAATCGACTATCTCGACTTTGCCTCACCGGTTTCCGGCCTGGGTTCGAAGATGGGCCTGGATGCAACCAACAAATGGCCGGGTGAAACCACCCGTGAATGGGGTCGGGTCATCGTCAAGGATGAGGCGGTCACTCGCCGCATCGATGACATCTGGAATCAATTAGGAATAGATTGA
- a CDS encoding acyltransferase family protein: protein MTSLVYRRDIDGLRAVAVIAVVLFHFGVPGFSGGFVGVDVFFVISGYLITSIIWRQREAARFSFVEFWARRARRILPALFVMMAAVLAVGWFLMAPKDYEELGRSVRYQVMFVSNLLFMRQEGYFDAASDLKPLLHTWSLAVEEQFYIVFPLLLTLLSSRFKHWRLALFSLLLVSFGLSVWAVAQHPEKAFFLLPMRAWELLAGAMLAIAPASQKRLTPAAAQAISLLGMGLILVAVFGYDNSTPFPGAAALLPVLGVVALIWANEHQSTWVGRVLSTRLMVGLGLISYSWYLWHWPVFVFGSYAGAEEFGPVLTGGLIALTLILGYLSWRFVETPFRERRILAGRRQILVAAGLGILVLGIAGQALRWTDGLPSRLSEQALQYARASEWRPELMACITDDKSPADTPFCRYGQSPAAPAQLLVWGDSHATALIPALEESARQHGVNVMLASSAGCLPLEGLEHGTRCADYNRRVERTLATEPVRDILLVARWSLYLYGDAKGDHGHALRDGNGHYDRAVAEQRLADGLRAKVEQLRKAGYRVWLMKEAPLQPFNPPYRLSRLAMLHQPTADVGMPVEDHLRQKAFINRLFADIAAADSNVQVLDPTPQLCDASGLCRAEQDGHSLYTDDNHLSEIGARLVLPALAPLFDDLALRAPEQANTAR, encoded by the coding sequence ATGACTTCTCTTGTTTATCGCAGGGACATTGATGGCCTGCGAGCTGTTGCCGTGATTGCCGTAGTACTGTTCCACTTTGGTGTGCCGGGTTTTTCAGGCGGATTCGTTGGCGTCGATGTGTTCTTCGTCATTTCCGGTTATTTGATTACCTCGATCATCTGGCGCCAGCGTGAGGCGGCACGCTTCAGTTTTGTCGAGTTTTGGGCCCGTCGCGCGCGGCGAATCCTGCCGGCCTTGTTCGTGATGATGGCCGCCGTGCTGGCTGTGGGCTGGTTCCTGATGGCACCCAAGGACTACGAAGAGCTGGGGCGTTCGGTGCGCTACCAGGTGATGTTCGTTTCCAACCTGCTGTTTATGCGCCAGGAGGGCTATTTCGATGCAGCCAGCGATCTAAAACCGCTGCTGCATACCTGGTCGCTGGCGGTTGAGGAACAGTTCTATATTGTCTTTCCCTTGCTGCTGACCCTGCTGTCCAGCCGCTTCAAGCACTGGCGGCTGGCTTTGTTCAGCCTGTTGCTGGTGTCGTTCGGGCTCAGCGTCTGGGCCGTGGCCCAGCATCCCGAGAAAGCGTTTTTCCTGTTGCCGATGCGGGCATGGGAACTGCTGGCCGGTGCCATGCTGGCGATTGCGCCTGCCAGCCAGAAGCGCCTGACCCCGGCGGCAGCGCAAGCTATCAGCCTGTTGGGCATGGGGCTGATTCTTGTTGCCGTGTTCGGCTATGACAACAGCACACCGTTCCCGGGTGCCGCGGCGTTGCTGCCCGTGCTGGGCGTGGTGGCCCTGATCTGGGCCAATGAGCATCAGAGCACCTGGGTCGGGCGTGTGTTGAGCACACGGCTAATGGTCGGGCTCGGGCTGATTTCCTATTCCTGGTATTTATGGCACTGGCCGGTTTTCGTGTTTGGCAGTTATGCCGGCGCGGAGGAGTTTGGTCCCGTGCTGACGGGCGGGTTGATTGCGCTGACGTTGATCCTCGGCTATCTGTCCTGGCGTTTTGTCGAAACGCCGTTTCGTGAGCGTCGAATATTGGCTGGCCGTCGTCAGATTCTCGTCGCGGCGGGCTTGGGCATTCTGGTGTTGGGTATCGCCGGCCAGGCGCTGCGCTGGACCGATGGCCTGCCGTCGCGTTTGTCCGAGCAGGCGTTGCAATATGCGCGGGCCAGCGAATGGCGACCTGAGCTGATGGCCTGCATCACTGATGACAAGAGCCCGGCCGACACGCCGTTCTGCCGTTACGGACAATCTCCCGCCGCGCCGGCTCAGTTGCTGGTGTGGGGCGACAGCCACGCCACGGCCCTGATCCCGGCACTAGAAGAAAGCGCTCGCCAGCATGGCGTCAATGTGATGTTGGCCAGTTCGGCCGGTTGCCTGCCGCTTGAGGGGCTGGAGCACGGTACGCGGTGCGCCGATTACAATCGTCGTGTTGAGCGCACCCTGGCGACCGAGCCAGTGCGCGACATCCTGCTGGTAGCCCGCTGGAGCCTGTACTTGTATGGCGATGCCAAGGGCGATCACGGCCATGCGTTGCGCGATGGCAATGGCCACTATGACCGCGCGGTCGCCGAACAACGGTTGGCCGATGGCTTGCGGGCGAAGGTCGAGCAACTGCGCAAGGCCGGGTACCGCGTATGGCTGATGAAGGAGGCGCCGTTGCAACCGTTCAATCCGCCGTACCGCCTGAGCCGCCTGGCGATGCTGCACCAGCCAACCGCCGATGTCGGCATGCCGGTTGAAGACCACCTCAGGCAAAAAGCGTTTATCAACCGGCTGTTTGCCGATATCGCGGCTGCTGATTCCAATGTGCAGGTACTGGACCCGACCCCGCAGTTGTGTGATGCCTCGGGGTTGTGCCGGGCCGAACAGGACGGTCATTCGTTGTATACCGATGACAATCACTTGTCCGAAATCGGCGCTCGCCTGGTTCTCCCGGCATTGGCCCCGCTGTTCGATGATCTGGCGTTGCGTGCCCCGGAGCAGGCCAATACCGCCCGCTGA
- the rho gene encoding transcription termination factor Rho: protein MNLTELKQKPITELLELAEQMGIENMARSRKQDVIFSLLKKHAKSGEEISGDGVLEILQDGFGFLRSADASYLAGPDDIYVSPSQIRRFNLRTGDTIVGKIRPPKEGERYFALLKVDTINYDRPENAKNKILFENLTPLFPTVRMKMEIGNGSTEDLTGRVIDLCAPIGKGQRGLIVAPPKAGKTIMLQNIASNISRNNPEVHLIVLLIDERPEEVTEMQRTVRGEVVASTFDEPPTRHVQVAEMVIEKAKRLVEHKKDVVILLDSITRLARAYNTVIPSSGKVLTGGVDAHALEKPKRFFGAARNIEEGGSLTIIATALVETGSKMDEVIYEEFKGTGNMELPLDRKIAEKRVFPAININRSGTRREELLTADDELQRMWILRKLLHPMDEVAAIEFLVDKLKQTKTNDEFFLSMKRK from the coding sequence ATGAACCTGACTGAACTCAAGCAAAAGCCGATTACCGAACTGCTCGAATTGGCCGAACAGATGGGCATAGAAAATATGGCCCGTTCGCGCAAGCAGGACGTGATTTTCTCCCTGCTCAAAAAGCACGCGAAAAGCGGCGAGGAAATCTCCGGTGATGGCGTGCTGGAGATTCTCCAGGACGGCTTCGGCTTCCTTCGCTCCGCTGACGCCTCGTACCTGGCAGGCCCTGACGATATCTACGTCTCGCCTAGCCAGATTCGACGCTTCAACTTGCGCACCGGCGACACCATCGTCGGTAAAATCCGCCCGCCAAAAGAAGGCGAGCGTTACTTCGCACTGCTGAAAGTCGACACGATCAACTACGATCGTCCCGAGAACGCGAAAAACAAGATTCTCTTCGAGAACTTGACCCCGTTGTTCCCGACCGTACGCATGAAGATGGAAATCGGTAACGGTTCCACCGAAGATCTGACCGGTCGCGTGATCGACCTCTGTGCTCCGATCGGTAAAGGTCAGCGTGGTCTGATCGTTGCTCCGCCAAAAGCGGGCAAGACCATCATGCTGCAGAACATCGCGTCGAACATTTCGCGTAACAATCCTGAAGTGCACTTGATCGTTCTGTTGATCGACGAGCGCCCTGAAGAAGTAACCGAAATGCAGCGTACCGTTCGCGGCGAAGTGGTTGCTTCCACCTTCGACGAGCCACCAACCCGCCACGTGCAGGTTGCCGAAATGGTGATCGAGAAGGCCAAGCGCCTGGTCGAACACAAAAAGGACGTGGTGATCCTGCTCGACTCCATCACCCGTCTGGCCCGTGCCTACAACACCGTTATCCCGAGCTCCGGCAAGGTACTGACCGGTGGTGTCGATGCTCACGCCCTTGAGAAGCCAAAGCGTTTCTTCGGTGCTGCGCGTAACATCGAAGAAGGCGGCTCGCTGACCATCATCGCTACCGCGCTGGTTGAAACCGGCTCGAAGATGGATGAAGTGATCTACGAAGAGTTCAAAGGCACTGGCAACATGGAACTGCCTCTGGACCGCAAGATCGCTGAAAAACGCGTCTTCCCTGCGATCAACATCAACCGCTCCGGTACCCGCCGTGAAGAGTTGCTGACTGCAGACGACGAGTTGCAACGCATGTGGATCCTGCGCAAGCTGTTGCACCCGATGGACGAAGTTGCAGCCATCGAGTTCCTGGTCGACAAGCTTAAGCAGACCAAGACCAACGATGAGTTCTTCTTGTCGATGAAACGCAAGTAA
- the trxA gene encoding thioredoxin TrxA, with protein sequence MSSDLIKHVTDASFEADVLKAEGAVLVDYWAEWCGPCKMIAPVLDEIAETYKGKLTVAKLNIDENQETPAKHGVRGIPTLMLFKNGNVEATKVGALSKSQLAAFLDANI encoded by the coding sequence ATGAGCAGCGATCTTATTAAACACGTCACCGACGCTAGCTTTGAGGCCGATGTTCTCAAGGCTGAAGGCGCTGTACTGGTCGACTACTGGGCTGAATGGTGTGGCCCTTGCAAAATGATCGCGCCGGTTCTGGACGAGATCGCAGAGACTTACAAAGGCAAGCTGACTGTTGCCAAGCTGAACATTGATGAAAACCAGGAAACCCCGGCCAAGCACGGCGTACGCGGTATTCCTACGCTGATGCTGTTCAAGAACGGCAACGTTGAAGCCACCAAGGTCGGTGCGCTGTCGAAGTCGCAGTTGGCTGCATTCCTCGACGCCAATATCTAA
- a CDS encoding FadR/GntR family transcriptional regulator, protein MNSSARAVPEVALLAIRKLIAENAFAPGDALPSQRELAVQLGVSRASLREALSSLSALGVISVQPGKGVYVQAAQADVPVVPVTDWPYAAQACPQDIFQLRYALEGFAAGLAAVRLTRDELDVLQDNVEAMRHELRAGDFERAAQLDFEFHQLILRASGNQAMATMLITRGDIFLESQKLPFIRPERAMETWQEHRKILRALARHASGPAQKAMSEHIRQAASRTGIAFVTPDGS, encoded by the coding sequence ATGAATTCAAGCGCACGGGCCGTACCCGAAGTGGCATTGCTGGCCATTCGTAAATTGATCGCCGAAAACGCTTTTGCGCCGGGAGATGCCTTGCCGTCGCAGCGCGAGCTGGCGGTGCAGTTGGGGGTCAGCCGGGCATCGCTGCGCGAGGCGTTATCTTCGCTCAGTGCCCTGGGCGTGATCAGTGTGCAGCCGGGTAAAGGCGTGTATGTGCAGGCCGCGCAAGCAGATGTCCCGGTTGTTCCGGTTACGGACTGGCCCTATGCAGCCCAGGCCTGCCCGCAGGATATTTTCCAGCTGCGATACGCACTGGAAGGTTTCGCTGCGGGGCTGGCGGCGGTGCGCTTGACCCGCGACGAACTGGATGTGTTGCAGGACAATGTCGAGGCAATGCGCCATGAGTTACGCGCCGGGGATTTTGAGCGTGCCGCGCAGCTGGACTTCGAGTTCCATCAACTGATCCTGCGTGCCAGTGGCAATCAGGCAATGGCCACTATGCTGATCACCCGTGGCGATATTTTTCTGGAAAGCCAGAAGCTGCCGTTTATCCGCCCGGAGCGGGCCATGGAAACCTGGCAGGAGCACCGCAAAATCCTCCGGGCCCTGGCCCGTCATGCCAGCGGCCCTGCACAAAAGGCCATGAGCGAGCACATTCGCCAGGCTGCCTCGCGAACCGGGATCGCCTTCGTCACCCCCGACGGCTCCTGA
- a CDS encoding transporter substrate-binding domain-containing protein: protein MTQRYSALICALFASLMLSQAPAHASDLDEVMARGTLKVAVPQDFPPFGSVGPDMQPRGLDIDTAKLLADQLKVKLELTPVNSTNRVPYLTTGKVDVVISSLGKNPDREKVIDFSHAYAPFYLGVFGPPDAQIKTLDDLKGKTISVTRGAIEDIELTNVAPAGVTIKRFEDNNSTIAAYLAGQVDLIASGNVVMVAISERNPKRIPAMKLKLKDSPVYVGVNKGQPELLDKVNQILATAKADGSLEKNALQWLKEPLPADL from the coding sequence ATGACCCAGCGTTACAGCGCCTTGATTTGCGCCTTGTTCGCCAGCCTGATGCTGAGCCAGGCCCCGGCCCACGCCAGTGACCTCGATGAGGTGATGGCACGCGGCACCCTCAAGGTCGCAGTCCCCCAGGATTTTCCGCCCTTCGGCTCGGTCGGCCCGGACATGCAGCCTCGCGGGCTGGATATCGACACCGCCAAATTGCTGGCCGATCAGCTCAAGGTCAAACTTGAACTGACGCCCGTAAACAGCACCAACCGTGTGCCCTATCTGACCACCGGCAAAGTCGATGTAGTGATTTCCAGCTTGGGCAAAAACCCGGATCGTGAAAAAGTCATCGATTTTTCCCACGCTTATGCGCCGTTCTACCTTGGCGTATTTGGCCCGCCAGACGCGCAGATCAAGACCCTGGATGACCTCAAGGGTAAAACCATCAGCGTGACCCGTGGCGCCATCGAAGACATCGAACTGACCAACGTGGCGCCAGCCGGCGTGACCATCAAACGCTTCGAAGACAACAACTCGACCATCGCCGCGTATCTGGCAGGCCAGGTGGACCTGATCGCCAGCGGCAACGTGGTGATGGTCGCCATCAGCGAACGCAACCCCAAGCGCATCCCGGCCATGAAACTCAAGCTCAAGGATTCACCGGTCTACGTCGGCGTGAACAAGGGCCAGCCCGAGTTGCTGGACAAGGTGAACCAGATTCTGGCCACGGCCAAGGCTGACGGCAGCCTGG